Sequence from the Flavobacterium sp. TR2 genome:
TAGCGATAATATACCTTGCAATTTCAATTGAAATATCATTCAAATGCTGTTCAGAAAATCCTATTTTTTCTAAATCTTCATTTACTGATACAGAAATGGCGATTTTTTTATTGTTTAATATTTTTGATTTTGTAGCTTGTTTTTTTTGTTGCAATATTAAATCGGAGTCTACACCTGAAATATCTATTTTATTTTTTTTCATAAATTCAAATTAATAGGAGTTGTAAATTCTACATCTTCATCTAGCTCATTTAAAATGTTGAGTTCTTCTAATCCTAATGGAGGATCGGGATACAGTATAATTAATTTTTTACCCTCTAGATCTTCCTTATATTTCTTTATATCTAAAAAGTTAAACAACTCAGGAGGAGAAGTTATAACTTTAATTTCGTTATAATCATCCGATCCTATATTTGAATATCCTTCTAAAAGTCTATTCTGATATAAGTTATTTAGAACTTGATATAATGTCAAATTTACAATTTTATAAAACCCTATTATCTCTTTCTTGCCTATAACTGTTGTTGGCATATTACCTAAATACGGAAATGCTCTTCTTTCACCTATTAAGATATTATGTACAACTACTATGGGAGACTTATGTTTCTTTGCAATTAATATTTCACGTCGGCACCATTCTCTGTTAGAATATTCGTCTGTATGAAAGACTACTAGAGCTGAATGCTTAATTTCTTGCTCAAATTGCTCTGCAAAATCATATCCATTTGCAATATCAACAGTATCAAAAAATACATCAAGTTTAAGATTGTTCTCGATAAACTTTTTAAATTTGATAGTGGTAGTTTCTCCATCCTTTTTAGCATGACTTAAAAATAACTTTACAGGAGAACCTATTCTATGATGTTCTTTATCGTTTTGTTTTGGATGAAAACTTAAAATAAGTCTGGAACAATCTTGTAATAATTCTGTTTTAATTTTTTTAATAGACTTTTCTAAATCTTTATTATTTTGAAGATTTAAATCTTTATCAAAAAACTTTGTTCCATCTGTAAATTGAAGAGTACTTAGACCACAACCTATAGAATAAGCCTTGTTGCAAAGTGAGATGGGAAATATTCTATTATTGTCATCGATTTTTTCAGTAAGCCCTTCAGTATAAGAACGAAAATCTTCATCTAAAATATATTCTTCATCTATAAGTAATACGATAGCATTCTTTTCTGCATTGGATAAGTCTATTTCTAAAGGTTTATTATCTTCTAGTTTTGCATATCGAAAATAGACTGGAATATTAATACCTCTTGATAAGGGATTTTGATAATCTCGACAAAATGTAGAATACAGTTCTTCCGCAATTTTTTTTCCAGCTTCAAAATTAGGATGCCAAACTACATATATATTTAGTGGATATTTAATATTATTCATTGGTGTTTTTTATCATTTGTTTTAAAGAATTATCTATATTATCCGAATGCGTATTTCTTTTTTCAAATGCAAGTTCTATATATTCTTGCATTTTTGATCTATCATGTGTCCAGTCTCTTATGACTGCATATTTTGACTTAAAATTGTCTGCTAATCTAGTTGGCATTAAATTATAAGTAGCCTTACCCGTACCAAAATCAGGATGATTGGGTAATATTAAACCTAATAATCCAGAATACTTATCTCCAACTTTATAGTTCAATGCCCCAGATATTTCCCAGTCAATATGTTTCCGATGTTTGGTGTTAAGACCTATCAAAACAACCAAAACAGTTGTATCTGCCAAGTAACCTTTTTGAATTAACTGTTTAATGTAACCATCCGAATTGTCGGAATCTATATCTCCATCTTCGACAGATTTATGAGTAATCAAATCACCAAATATTTTTTTAAAATCCTCTTTATGTTCTTGATCTTCAGAATGATAATAACTTATAAATGTCTTTCTTTTTGTTATTTCTTTTGGAAGCTTAGCACTCCAATTAAATCCAGCACCAGCTTTCTTAGTAAATGAACAAATTCTTGACCAGCCATCAGTTTTTCTTTCGGCACAGCAAAAAGTTTTTCCTTTATTAACTTGTTCGACCAACCACTGACGATCTTTAAGCATAGCATCACCGATATGTTCTTCAAAATCATCATGAACTATAACTTTGTCAATTAAATTTCCTTTTTCGTTAAAGGATATTTTTGTGATGACATAATCTTCCCATTTAGCCATAATGTTTTATCTTAAATTAATTGTATGGATCATTTATGAGTGTATCCATTACTCCCGAAAGGGGATTTGTTGAGTTTCCATAATCACTCATCATTTTTGTTTCAAGTAGGATTTCTTTATTAATATTTGAGATTCTACTAATCAGATTGTTTAAATCATAAATGTCTCTAATAATAGTAGCAGACCTTACATACTCAGGCAATCCTCCTTTGGGAATTCCTTTTAGGCATAACACAAATAATTCTGTTTTATCATAACCATAACCTATTTCAAAAGGCACCCAAGTAGAATATAATGTATTGGGAGAAACTAATACTAGCATATGAGAACTATTGTTTATCCCTTTTCTGATTGAATCAGTAACAGCTTTAGCGTTATTAGATTGATGATGAATTCTTAAATCTCCGTCATAAGCGTCAAAATAAACATCGATACCTGTCTTTATCAAATAATCTGCAACCTTCTTTGCTGAATCCTTATCTTTGTGTTGATGCGATATAAATACACATTTTATTCCCAAAGACAAGACTTTATTTCTAGAGTCATACTTTGTTGGGTAATAATATCTGTTTAATGCCATTTAATTAAAATAATTTTGTCTGTTCATAATCTTTCCAATGAATTGGTATGCCATTTATTCCTAAATCGTATTTACTTTTTGTGGCTCTAATAAGATCTTCTGCTAATGGCTCATTTTTAATTGTTATATAATCTCTATGACGAGTTCCAGGACAAATTTCCAGATATTTATCAGGAACTTTCCATGCATTTATTCCCAGATATAAAAAGTTATTTGATATTAAAACATATTCACCGCTTAAATCTTGTTTAAGATTTCCTTCGTTTATTTGTCCATCATATAAGCTATGGTGAGAATCTAATTGGATCCACTCACCATTTTCGTTGTGATAAATATTATCTCCATGTATTTGTTTTAGACTGCCATTCAAAACAGGCTTTTTATAACTAAATCTCTCATCTTCCCAATATTCTTGAAAAGTTAATTTTTCAGTTACTTTCATTAGAAAAATCAAATGATTTAGCAATTTATTTTCAACAGCTCCTGTTCCAATAATCCAATCTCCGACAATTGCTTTTTTTCTTATATGAGGTTTACAACAAGCTAATGTACAATACTCTCCGAATGGGTTTGGCGCAAAACCATAATCACGAGTAATTTTGTATGCATAAATGCTCATTATTGACAACCAATTCTTTTAACATTATTTACTGGTGTTCTAGGAGATCCATTTGAACTACACCATCCGACATCTTTACCATCTAAAGCATCAATTATTTTTTCAGAATTCCAGCCAACTAAACCATCACCGAATTTTTCCAGATTTTCAGGTATATCCGAATCTTTACCTCCATGCATGAATACACCAACAATTCTTTTTCCAAGTTTAGCAGCTTGTTCAATTTCCCAATTCACCCATTCTCTCGAATGAGTCTGAGAACCAATTAGCACGACAACCGTTCCTGCCCAGCGCATTTTCATTGTTAGAAGTCGTTTCAAAGTTTTTTCAGGGATTTGTTTTTTATCTAACCTATCTTGGTTTTTTGGATTAGCTCTTATAGAACTATTCCTAATACCATATTCTTTACCAGCCAATAAATTTGTAAAACCTGTAACAGCAGCATCATCTTTATGATGATGACTTATAAAAACATTTTTTGATGTGCTCATAATCTATAATGCTTAAATTAGTTTGTTAATATTCCATTTAGGAGGAAAGAAATAATTAATTTGTTCTTTCTTCTCTATTTTAAATTTCTGTTTTATACGTGTTCGATTTGAAACTCCCGCAATTTCAGGATGAAACAGTCTAGAATATTTATCTACTTCACAAAAAACATTTTGACAATCTATTAATTGCAAACTTCTGCCTCCTAAATTCTGAAACTTTATTCCTAATCTTTCAAATTCTTTATGTTGATTGTCTGCCATCATTTTTATAATATCTTCATAATTATAATCTCCTAAACTTGTAAAACATTTAGTAATGCCATCTTTTGCTCCTGGTCCAGCTTTTACAAATTCCATTTCACTAAAATTAGTGAGATTACTATAATTGAGATCAATAGTATATTGATACGCTAAAAACTCACCTATTGTAGGATAAGATAATAATAACTCATATATGCCTTTCATAGATTTACATTGTTGAAGTCCATGAGGAAGTTTATCATTTATCATCTTTTCTATTAGTAATAAATGATTTTGATGCTTTCTTTCTTTTCCAAAAGCAGATTTCCCTGATGCCATTATGTAAGCAGGAGAATATATAGCTTCTTTACTTTTCAGTACTTCGAGCAATAATTCATCATAAGCCTTGAAGGAATAATTTTTAAATGATATTTCTCCCAACTCATCTTTAATAAATTCCCATGTAGAAATTCTATTAAAGATTTTGAATAACACAATGCGAAAAAATAATTCATCAGGTTCCTGACTACCTTTGTATATAATATCTCGTATCAAATATTGACTTACTCTATCTGTAGCACGGTATACATTAGTAAATTTGTAGTTATTGAGAATATCATCATTTGACCAAGGAAATTCGACATTATTAATTCGTTTAAAAAAAATATCTTGTCTCTTTGAGATGAACTCCCAATATGTATTATACACAATACTTGGTTTAGGTTTATTTTTTTTTATTAAGAATGAGACACTTTTGGGATTATTATTTTTTTCTATCATTATCGTTTTATAATTCGAACATTAGTTTTTACCTAAATAAGTCAGCTTTTTATTTTTAATACTGACTAAAACTCGGCCTCCTTTGTTGTTCTTCAATTCATCAAAAACCTTATACGAATTTATAATTGCTGTTTCCCACTGTTTTTGCGTACAGTTTTCTACTTCAATACCACTAACCAGCTTTTTAATTGTTTTTAAAACTTCAGTATCTACACTGTTGCTATACTTAAACAATTGATGATCTACTGCATAATTATAGATATATAAGCTAACTAATTCCTCTGTGATAGCTGCTCTAGCACCATCTTCCACTTCATCTGTAGCATTATCACTTTTTCTTTTTATTTCCATTAATTTTCTTATCACAGGAGACCACCCTAGATAGGCAACATAACCTAGATGAAATATATCGTGAAATCTATATCCGTCTTTTTTATGAGAATTGTCTGTGATATCATCGCCTAGCTGTTTTTTAGTAGTATTATTGATTATCCTTACTTTTTCCTTTCCAGCTTCATTAACAATCTTAAACTCTACTTCAAATTCTCTCGGAAATTGTTCTGATTTAGGATAATTTTCATCATAAACTATAAAATTTTCTGGTTGTTCCGAATCAAAACGATCTTTTATTTTTTTTAGATTTTCTTTAGCTACCTCCTCTAGATTTAGATTATTTTCAGTAGCTATTGTAGATATATACCAAAGAACGTCACCCAATTCTTCTTTTAGCTTATTTGTGTAATTTATATAGGCATTCCCATCTCTTAAATTCTTTTTCAATTCTGTAATAACAGATCCAGCTTCACCAATAAGTCCTAAAAAGGGGACTATATTATTAACTTCTTTTCCTTTCACATAATCTTGGATGGTATTTTTAGCTTGGTTTTGATATTCTGAAAATAGCATACTTTATATAGTTAGTTAATAATTGCGTTTAAACAAATATATTTAAATAGTATTTTTCTTTATTACGTAAAACCGTAATCATAAAATTATTATTTTTAAATAATCTTGAAATTTAGATTTTTACATCTCAAAAATACAACTATATAGAAACCCTATGTAAGTATAAATACCTGTTTTAAAAGATTGTGTTAAATACAATCTTTGAGGAAAATATTTTCAATTACTATTTTGTAAAATATAGAGTAAGTTGATAACGTTTTATTTAATACTCCATCGAATTCTCTTTTAATTAATCATTTCATTTGTTTAAAAAATAGTAAATCTAACAAATACATTAATCATATGAAGTCAGCCTATTTATACGTTCGTGTAAGTACGGACGAACAAAAAAGAAAAGGTTACTCTTTGCCGGAGCAGGAGGACAGGTTATTGAAATATTATGATATCGAGGTCAAAGGAATTTATCGCGAAGATTACTCTGCAAAGAATTTCAATAGACCGGAATGGAATCGATTGTTTTCAGAAATCAAAAAGAAATCCTCAGGAGAAGACAAAAATATATTATTTATCAAATGGGATCGATTCAGTCGTAATGTTGAGTATGCGTACGAAATGATTGGGAAGCTCCGGAAATGCAAAGCAACTGCAAAGGCTATTGATCAGCCAATCGATTTCTCTGTACCTGAAAGCACAGTTATGCTGGCTGTATATTTGGCTGTCCCGAAAGCAGAAAATACACGGAGAGCTCAAAACACTTCAAATGGTATTCGTCGGGCGAAGCTGATGGGCAGACATCCCAGTAAGGCACCATTAGGATTTATCAATTTGACAATGATGGATGGTAGGAAAGGCATTGCTCCTAAAGAGCCAGAAGCCGAAATTATAAAATGGGCCTTTTATCAAGTTGCGAGGAACGATCATAAAATATCCAAAATCATTAAAATAGTCAATGATAAAGGATTAGTATGCTCAAGATCACACTTTTTCAGGATTTTACATAATCCTGTTTATTGCGGGCTTATACCGGTAACACTTGACTCTGGTAATGAGGGAGTGGTAAAAGCATTACACGAGCCATTGATTTCTGAGTCATTGTTTAATCAGGTTCAGTCCGTTATTAATACAAGAAGAAGAATTACTGCCAAGAAAGATGATTTACAATCATTATTTTTTCTTAGAAGTTTTTTAATATACCCTGTTTGTAATCGAAAACTTTGCGGAAGTGTTTCAAAAGGCAGATCAAAAAACTATCCATATTATCATTGTCATAATGGATGTAGAACAAGAATAAATGCATTATTCCTTAATGACTGTTATTATAACAAGCTTCGACAATTAATGCTCTCAAAGAATGCAGTTGAATTATTTAAAAAAGTTTTGGAAGATCAGAATATAAAAACACAGAAAGCAAGTTATTTATGTACCCAAAAGGTATTGGAGAGGAAAATAAATGAGGAGGAGCTAACCCTTTCTCGAGGCAGAAAATTATTTATAGCTGGAATATTAAAAATTGATGACTACAACCAATTAAGAAAAGAGAATCAAGTCAGCACTAAAAATCTTAAAAAGGAAGTGCATGATATTGCCGTTAAATTAAAAGGGATTGATAGAAAAAATCAAATAGAAGAAAAAGCATTAGTTGAAATCTTTCAAAGATTTTCTGAATTTGAGGCTTCAGATAAAAGACATCTTGTAAATCTTATTCCACCGACGGAAATTAATTTTAAAACAGGAGATCTATCTTTAGGCTTAAATCAAGCATTTTTAAAAATATTATCAAAAAAAAGAAACCGAAAAAACAATAGAAAAAATGAATTTCATTGAGAAGAATGTTTCAGTAGAGAAAGCCGTTATTATTCTTTCTAAAAACGGCATTCAGGTAGATGAGAAGGAAGCTAAAATTATTTTGGAATTACTGTATTTAGTATCAAAAAATTACGATAAACCAAAAGAGAAAAAAATCCTATATCCTTAACGGGATTTCGAACTATCGTTCAGCTTCGATTAAATCTCTAATAGTGCCACTTTAAGACTGTTTATTTCAAACAGACTAAGAATTTCTTGTGAAAAAATCGAACCACAATTATTAGGCTGCGAAGGCTTGAAAAATCTACACATTAGGGTATAAAAAAAGAGACAACTAATTGCTAGTTGTCTCCTTAAGTGACCTCACTGAACAATTTACAAACCATTTTATGAATGATTTAAAGAAATTGGCTTATTTTTAAGTGAATTTGTAAGATAATTATTTTGTATTTTCACTTAAAAGCGGTTTGTATGTATCGTAGAGGTTAAAAGTTAAAAAGGTTATTTAAATATAATTGAATCTTTAAAGAATATTTATTAGATTAAAATCCATAAGATTATTTGATTTATTATTACAAGAGTTTGATTCAAATAATATTTAAAATTATATAAATCTTTGTACTAAATAAATATCAAAATTTGTTTAGGACAGGAATTTTACTTGATGCTGGCGTTTTTTAACTTTGACTATTTATATTTTATATTAATGGAGATAATATCCGAAGTCATATTGGTGGTTCGGGTATAATGCCCGTAACGTATCTCTAAGGTATTCCAGTGCTTAAGGCCAAAAATTCCGTTAAGCGGGGTAAATTTCATTCCCATTCCGAAAAAACTGCTGTCAAACTTAGACAAATCATAGTTGCTGGTGTAGTATTCATCAGCTGCAGTATGTTCCCCGTATGGTTTGAAATATTTCGTTCCGCTCTGGGTGTAATACCTGTAAAAAGGACTCAGGGAGAAAGCCTGAGTTAATTTCACCGGAATTTCAAGATCGGCTGTATGCGCTTTTAAGCTCCAGTCGTCAGTATAATATCTATAATAGGCACGGATAATTACATTGTCTCCCATAAAATAACTGGCTCTGATCCCTAGTGGGATTTTAAGTCGTGTATCGGGCATTTTTTCCTGATGAACAGAACCATCTTGGAAATAAACCCTGTGAAAAGGAAGACTTAAATAGCCGTTCTGGCTGATAACATCCCCAACAAGTATGACCTGAAGATCTTTATTTATAACCTGAGAATAACTCAAAGTTCCTGCAAAAGTATTACGGTTGGCGCTATCGTAGCCTTCCTGGCCAGGCGGTCTGAGTTCTACTGGCATAATCAGTTTCAATTGATCGATGAATGTCTGGAATTTAGCAGTAAATTCACCATTCCTGTCTTTTGTTTTTTGGGAAAAGCTGATGTTTCCTCCAAAGGACTGATAATCAAATTCGGTAGATGATGAAATGCCGATTCCAAGCGTTCTTCCTTTTTCTTCATTTTCCCTCAGATAAGTCAGGGAAGGGTAGAAGCGGTTGTCTGAAGATGAAGCAGACGAATTTGCGCTCAAATCGATCATATCTGATGATGCAGAAGTATAATGGTCAATACCTGCCTCGATATCAAAGGTATGTTTTATTCCAGTTTCACCATATTTTACAAGTCTAACATCAATAGTATTGGCGATATCAGTAAGGTGTTCAGAGCCAATTCCACCGGTAACAGCCGAATTATTTCCGTCCTGTTTATAATAACTGGAAACCAGATTTACCTCTTCCAATTTTAATTTTTTGCTTTTATAACCCGTAGAATCAGCAGGGACATTTTGTGCTCTTGTCTGAAATAGAGCGAGTAAGGCAAATCCTGTAATGAATATTCTTTTCATTTTTTTTTGATTGTGTGAAAATTAGTTACAGCCGCAGCCACCGCCGCTTTTTCCTGAATTTGCCCCGGAAGCTCCTTCACGGTAGGATTGAAAACTGAGTTCTGTCTTTTCGATTTTCCTATTAGAAAGTACCATTTCAGAATCATTGATTTTTCCTTTCTGATATTCCTTTACCGAAGTACAGGACGCGGACAGTATGCCCATTAAAGCAATACTGCATAGTAGCACGAGATTTTTTTGCTTAGGCTTTTTCATTTCAGGTTAATGTTTTTTGAATTGTAAATTTTATTGTTGTCGTCTATGATGATGCAGTAGAGATCCGGTATCTGATCTATTAAAAACAGGCCGGCTTTAATGCCCATCACCGCAATTGGAGTCGCCATTGCATCGGCAAATTCTGCATTTGAAGCTATGATGGTCACACTTTTTATTCCGCTTATCGGCAGTCCTGTTTTCGGGTCAATAGTGTGAGAATACTTTTTGCCGTTAATTGTTACGAACTTTTCATAATTTCCAGAGGTTGCCACTGCTTTATTGGAGATTTCCATATAAGAGAATGCTGCGTTTGGCGAATCGGGATCTGCCACGCCGATGGTCCATTTCCGGCCGTCTGGTTGCAGCCCCCAAGCCGAAAGATCTCCGCTTGCATTAATAATCCCGCTCTGGACATTATTTTTAAGCAGCACTTTTTTTGCCATTTCGGCGGCATAACCTTTTCCGATACCTCCAAAACCAATCCGCATTCCTTTTTCTTTCAAGAATACAGTTGTATTTTCTTTGTCCAGAATTATGTTTCTGTAATCAATAA
This genomic interval carries:
- a CDS encoding toll/interleukin-1 receptor domain-containing protein — encoded protein: MNNIKYPLNIYVVWHPNFEAGKKIAEELYSTFCRDYQNPLSRGINIPVYFRYAKLEDNKPLEIDLSNAEKNAIVLLIDEEYILDEDFRSYTEGLTEKIDDNNRIFPISLCNKAYSIGCGLSTLQFTDGTKFFDKDLNLQNNKDLEKSIKKIKTELLQDCSRLILSFHPKQNDKEHHRIGSPVKLFLSHAKKDGETTTIKFKKFIENNLKLDVFFDTVDIANGYDFAEQFEQEIKHSALVVFHTDEYSNREWCRREILIAKKHKSPIVVVHNILIGERRAFPYLGNMPTTVIGKKEIIGFYKIVNLTLYQVLNNLYQNRLLEGYSNIGSDDYNEIKVITSPPELFNFLDIKKYKEDLEGKKLIILYPDPPLGLEELNILNELDEDVEFTTPINLNL
- a CDS encoding TIR domain-containing protein, whose protein sequence is MAKWEDYVITKISFNEKGNLIDKVIVHDDFEEHIGDAMLKDRQWLVEQVNKGKTFCCAERKTDGWSRICSFTKKAGAGFNWSAKLPKEITKRKTFISYYHSEDQEHKEDFKKIFGDLITHKSVEDGDIDSDNSDGYIKQLIQKGYLADTTVLVVLIGLNTKHRKHIDWEISGALNYKVGDKYSGLLGLILPNHPDFGTGKATYNLMPTRLADNFKSKYAVIRDWTHDRSKMQEYIELAFEKRNTHSDNIDNSLKQMIKNTNE
- a CDS encoding toll/interleukin-1 receptor domain-containing protein, producing the protein MALNRYYYPTKYDSRNKVLSLGIKCVFISHQHKDKDSAKKVADYLIKTGIDVYFDAYDGDLRIHHQSNNAKAVTDSIRKGINNSSHMLVLVSPNTLYSTWVPFEIGYGYDKTELFVLCLKGIPKGGLPEYVRSATIIRDIYDLNNLISRISNINKEILLETKMMSDYGNSTNPLSGVMDTLINDPYN
- a CDS encoding TIR domain-containing protein, whose product is MSTSKNVFISHHHKDDAAVTGFTNLLAGKEYGIRNSSIRANPKNQDRLDKKQIPEKTLKRLLTMKMRWAGTVVVLIGSQTHSREWVNWEIEQAAKLGKRIVGVFMHGGKDSDIPENLEKFGDGLVGWNSEKIIDALDGKDVGWCSSNGSPRTPVNNVKRIGCQ
- a CDS encoding nucleotide kinase domain-containing protein, whose protein sequence is MIEKNNNPKSVSFLIKKNKPKPSIVYNTYWEFISKRQDIFFKRINNVEFPWSNDDILNNYKFTNVYRATDRVSQYLIRDIIYKGSQEPDELFFRIVLFKIFNRISTWEFIKDELGEISFKNYSFKAYDELLLEVLKSKEAIYSPAYIMASGKSAFGKERKHQNHLLLIEKMINDKLPHGLQQCKSMKGIYELLLSYPTIGEFLAYQYTIDLNYSNLTNFSEMEFVKAGPGAKDGITKCFTSLGDYNYEDIIKMMADNQHKEFERLGIKFQNLGGRSLQLIDCQNVFCEVDKYSRLFHPEIAGVSNRTRIKQKFKIEKKEQINYFFPPKWNINKLI
- a CDS encoding nucleoside triphosphate pyrophosphohydrolase family protein, with the protein product MLFSEYQNQAKNTIQDYVKGKEVNNIVPFLGLIGEAGSVITELKKNLRDGNAYINYTNKLKEELGDVLWYISTIATENNLNLEEVAKENLKKIKDRFDSEQPENFIVYDENYPKSEQFPREFEVEFKIVNEAGKEKVRIINNTTKKQLGDDITDNSHKKDGYRFHDIFHLGYVAYLGWSPVIRKLMEIKRKSDNATDEVEDGARAAITEELVSLYIYNYAVDHQLFKYSNSVDTEVLKTIKKLVSGIEVENCTQKQWETAIINSYKVFDELKNNKGGRVLVSIKNKKLTYLGKN
- a CDS encoding recombinase family protein; translation: MKSAYLYVRVSTDEQKRKGYSLPEQEDRLLKYYDIEVKGIYREDYSAKNFNRPEWNRLFSEIKKKSSGEDKNILFIKWDRFSRNVEYAYEMIGKLRKCKATAKAIDQPIDFSVPESTVMLAVYLAVPKAENTRRAQNTSNGIRRAKLMGRHPSKAPLGFINLTMMDGRKGIAPKEPEAEIIKWAFYQVARNDHKISKIIKIVNDKGLVCSRSHFFRILHNPVYCGLIPVTLDSGNEGVVKALHEPLISESLFNQVQSVINTRRRITAKKDDLQSLFFLRSFLIYPVCNRKLCGSVSKGRSKNYPYYHCHNGCRTRINALFLNDCYYNKLRQLMLSKNAVELFKKVLEDQNIKTQKASYLCTQKVLERKINEEELTLSRGRKLFIAGILKIDDYNQLRKENQVSTKNLKKEVHDIAVKLKGIDRKNQIEEKALVEIFQRFSEFEASDKRHLVNLIPPTEINFKTGDLSLGLNQAFLKILSKKRNRKNNRKNEFH
- a CDS encoding DUF3570 domain-containing protein, which produces MKRIFITGFALLALFQTRAQNVPADSTGYKSKKLKLEEVNLVSSYYKQDGNNSAVTGGIGSEHLTDIANTIDVRLVKYGETGIKHTFDIEAGIDHYTSASSDMIDLSANSSASSSDNRFYPSLTYLRENEEKGRTLGIGISSSTEFDYQSFGGNISFSQKTKDRNGEFTAKFQTFIDQLKLIMPVELRPPGQEGYDSANRNTFAGTLSYSQVINKDLQVILVGDVISQNGYLSLPFHRVYFQDGSVHQEKMPDTRLKIPLGIRASYFMGDNVIIRAYYRYYTDDWSLKAHTADLEIPVKLTQAFSLSPFYRYYTQSGTKYFKPYGEHTAADEYYTSNYDLSKFDSSFFGMGMKFTPLNGIFGLKHWNTLEIRYGHYTRTTNMTSDIISINIKYK
- a CDS encoding DUF4266 domain-containing protein encodes the protein MKKPKQKNLVLLCSIALMGILSASCTSVKEYQKGKINDSEMVLSNRKIEKTELSFQSYREGASGANSGKSGGGCGCN
- a CDS encoding FAD:protein FMN transferase, translating into MGNSFTITVVAHNEKTGNENINLAIEEIKRIEKLLTTYKEDSQTNLINQNAGIKPVKVDLEVFNLIERSIGISRITQGAFDISYGSIDKSLWNFDKTMTSLPDSLTAKKMVHLIDYRNIILDKENTTVFLKEKGMRIGFGGIGKGYAAEMAKKVLLKNNVQSGIINASGDLSAWGLQPDGRKWTIGVADPDSPNAAFSYMEISNKAVATSGNYEKFVTINGKKYSHTIDPKTGLPISGIKSVTIIASNAEFADAMATPIAVMGIKAGLFLIDQIPDLYCIIIDDNNKIYNSKNINLK